The sequence GTTCGTATGAAGACACTGTGCATTCAGGAAATCCGGAACACCATGAACTTGATCTTCCATCAACGAAACGAGAGGCGAAATGACCAAAGTGACACATTTCCTATGCTTTCGGTACAGATAAGCCGGCAGTTGATAGCAAAGAGATTTTCCAGATCCGGTACTCAAGGTAACCAGAGTGGACATTCCACAAAGGACTCGCATGATAGCGCGCTCCTGCCCGGACCGGAACTGCTGGTGACCAAACATTTTGAGCGCATCAAACACCGCCTTAGGTGTCTTCGGTAAGGACCCATCCGAGTTCAACTGATAGAGTGAGCCAACTTTGTCTTTGTTCCCAACGGTGAGCTCTAGAATACCCGactttttcaagaattcctgcggTATTGTATGCCCGAtgtaattggatttggattcagcAGGCTCACTCGGCTCCTCTGGAAGGTCTTCATAATCGTTTTCTGTTTCCTCAACAGGAGACGAATCAGCACCGTCTAGTTTCCAGATTGGATTACTTTTAACAGGAATCTTATCAATTTTATTGGCGTGAACCACCAGGGATTGTGCGTTGGCCATGGTTTCTGCTTCTTCCAATGTTGGAAATGGCGATTCATCAGCGACGTCTGCCTCTAACGGTAGTAGTTGTTCTCCTTTGACTTTACAATTCCTCGCCATATGACCTACTTGACCACACTGGAAGCAAGTAAGCATACCTCCGTCACATCCGCCCATATCCATGTTTGGACCACTGAGCGCTGCTgcctttttctttttccacAAGCTCTTCTTATATTTGCTGTAGTTAATGGTCTTCTTACCACGAACAAAAACCTTCTTACGTAGGTCAACTCGGACAAAATTTTCGTTCAACTTCCCAGCCGCTACCTTCTTTCTCAGGGCGGCCTCCTTCGTAGTGATGATTTCATCGTCATCTATTTTTTTACTCTTGGTGGACGCGACTGGAACGCCTTTAATGAAACTCTCCACCGCTTGGGTACTTTTCATTAGCTCCCCAATGTCCACCCTTGGGGCATTATTCAAACTTTCGATGCCATACTCCAAAACGTAATCGTCAAAATCGTCCTCCTTGCTTTGTTCGTCATTTGGAGGATGAACTATGCTTTTCGGTACCCTCGCGATTCGTTTTCTTCCTTTACCCGTATTACCGCCAATCCTTGGTGCCACCGGGCTTTTCTTAGCACTACCCGAGCGCCGTTTTCTTTCTGCAACCGGAGCGGGCTGCTTGGCCCTTGGCTTCCGAACTGTTGCCTTTTTCGCGGTTTTCGATTTTGGAAGTTCTTCCTTCTCAAAGCTCTGTTCCATCTGATGCTCTTCCTGGATAGAACGATCCTCCGCGCTTTCCTTAAACTCCGGATCTTTGTCTTCGTCATCTGGATCGAAGTCTCCTGTTTCTTCATCACTTCCGACGACCTGGGAGTATTCAACCGGTTTGCGTCCCCGAGTACTGCGACGGACAGGAATCTGGAATGATGAAAATTTGTAATTGACATTAATCGAAAAAAGTAATCTAGTCAAAAAAAATCACCTTCTTCGCTGGAACAACCTTCTTGGCCGTGACCTTAACCGGAACCTTCACAGTAGACTTCTTTCGCCCACGTTTTGCCttcggttcttcaacttcattAGTTTTGTCTTTCCCAATTTCTGGATCTTCATTTTCCAATCCCCCACCCACTACCACTTGAGAAACCTCTGTCTGAACATGCTTTTCCACTTCTTCGGCCACCACCGCCACTTGTTTAATTTTCGGATCCGCCTTCAGATTAACGGTGGTGAAAACTTTTCGCTTTTTGGCCACATGCCGAATGGCCCCGGAATTGAACGAGCTGTTGGCACTGACCGCCTCGTCCTCGCTGTTTTCCACCACTCCATCGGAATCGGATTGAACCGCTCGATCGTACGCCGTATTTTTAGCCACAATCATCTGCTGCGTCGAACTTGATTCCAGTTCCGATCCGGTTACTTCACTCGCAAAGGAATTCATGCTTAGCGACGATATTCCGAAGCTGCTGGAAGATTCCACCGCAACCAGAGTTGTCGAGTCCGAGAAGGAAAGTCCGCTGATGTTTTTCAGACCAAACTTTCTTGTCTGAGTATCTCCACTGCGCACAGGAGTAAGACCTCCTTCATCCATGCCCTGCCGATTTAGCCACTTTTCGTCAAGCTCGTTCACCAGTTCCTTGGACTCCGTTGAAATATCTTTTTTGGAAGCACCCAATTGGGATGGCGAAATTTCAACGCATTGCTTAGACTTCTCATACAGCAGAGTTTCCAAATCAGGCAAAGAATCTTTCCAACTGGTCAATGACGAAGAACTTGAAACGGTCTCCGTTTGGGATATTTTTGCACTGGACAACGATTTACGTGGATTACGTTTGGGGATCATCACCGACGACTCCATCAACTTAGAAGGAACCTTCGCCTTCGGTTTAACATCTGCTTTTTCCTTAGGTTTCTTACCTACCTCAGTCATCTTTCGTCGTGGGAGATTCCATGCATTGGCATTCTGTTCTGACTCCTGTACCGCTTCAAATTCGGTTACTCTGCCATCGATCTGATCCGTCAGGAGGGCACCGATGGAGACATTGGCCGAAGAAAGATCGCTCAAATTGGAGAAGCCACCGATTGAACAGTCCTGGGACAAACTTCCTTCCATCTGCGAGATCAATGAGctatcaaaatcgtcatcatCGATTAGCGCATCCTGCAGGGTGTTCTCCAGGAGCGAAGTTTTCAGCTTGTAGTACATTTTGTACGCATTCCGCACATCAACTTTGGAGTCCCGAATGTCGTACTGAAATATCCATAATTAGAATTTGCATTGTATTGAAATAGAATGTTATGCAAGATACGAAATACCTTTGACGGAATTCTGCCATTCTCCGTGCGAAATTTCTTCTCCCACTTTTTAACGATGCACTTGTACTTTTGATACTTGGCTCGGAACGCAGGGTCTTCCATTGCTTCCAACGAAAATTGATCAGGAAACCGAACTCAGCAAATTCTACTCACGATAACCCAAATGTTGTATCACTTCCTAGCAGGGGACGAAACTGCATCCTCTTGAGGTCAGATAACGGGACTGCGACGACGACCGGACATGAGCGGACCGAACGGTGAAATTTTGGGAAAACTGCGACGGTGGAAGCGCGcgcaaatttcaaaacaaataaaaccgaGGGAGCAGTCACTCGAGCTGATTGCTGTTCGATGCTAAAACGTCTGGATCAGACGTTAGAGGATTTCAAACGTTTAATAAAAGCCTATTGGAGTAATTAGAGGTGCTgcaaaataaattataattaaattaaatataattTCTCATAGATCTTTCGTGTTttgcgcggtacagttcctccgtctcttcatggtctcgatcttcctgctggcgctttttcttccggaaaatcgagttttgtctgttccgcacccgttattatcgtgcctcgttcgccctcatgCGGTGTTGCATCAATCtccactcacaaaaaactccgcattatattcatgagtttacacatggatttttgcaatgggggttgCCAAATGCATTCCATATTTTTGACACATATATTTCATGCGCCCGCATGCATTACATGAGCGTTCATACATACTATCTATGTGGGTCAtcgtatccatgtgtgaatttgtatgcaatttgGTATGTGACGacacatgatatgcatatttcaaaatacatggatttttgccataaagtatgtgtcgattttcctgagtgtcgcccatgctgcatttttctcTTCAACTAATTGCTTTTTACCGTCAATTAGAACGTGGCTGATTTGGTTTTCTGTTTCTTGgtaaggtgatctccatgtggccttatgGATTtttcttgcggggaaagaaggtgcccatcatgatgagctcagctccaataccatcTTTATGGTCTTGAGCTGATGAATGGTATTCTTAACTTCTCTCAAGGTggaggctggttggcttccatcaatCACatcacgttcgtccgtcaagatgctccggaatctgtctgcactctttatcgaatcaatcgttccgtcgatcTCAGCCACATACTCGGCGTTGCTCTCCGCTGCGTCATTAAAGGATGCTTTAACTATACTCCAGTGGCTGGCCGCACCGTATAGTGTTGATAAAGGATCGTTTTGAGTGCAGTTTCACCATGATCAGAtaatggtcagagtcgatgttagcgctaCGATAAGGACGCATACTACGCGcagctcaggttggccaagaagaGGAGTTTAAACCGACGGCTGACGAACGAAGTGAGTGAGTGCTGACGAGAGAATACTGCCTACGACTAATTAATTTAGCCGCTCCCAAAAATATGGCCAATCGCAGCACCTACGCAACAGAGTCACAAATCGCCACGTTCTAaatgatggacggcacttctc comes from Armigeres subalbatus isolate Guangzhou_Male chromosome 2, GZ_Asu_2, whole genome shotgun sequence and encodes:
- the LOC134210485 gene encoding ATP-dependent DNA helicase Q4; the protein is MEDPAFRAKYQKYKCIVKKWEKKFRTENGRIPSKYDIRDSKVDVRNAYKMYYKLKTSLLENTLQDALIDDDDFDSSLISQMEGSLSQDCSIGGFSNLSDLSSANVSIGALLTDQIDGRVTEFEAVQESEQNANAWNLPRRKMTEVGKKPKEKADVKPKAKVPSKLMESSVMIPKRNPRKSLSSAKISQTETVSSSSSLTSWKDSLPDLETLLYEKSKQCVEISPSQLGASKKDISTESKELVNELDEKWLNRQGMDEGGLTPVRSGDTQTRKFGLKNISGLSFSDSTTLVAVESSSSFGISSLSMNSFASEVTGSELESSSTQQMIVAKNTAYDRAVQSDSDGVVENSEDEAVSANSSFNSGAIRHVAKKRKVFTTVNLKADPKIKQVAVVAEEVEKHVQTEVSQVVVGGGLENEDPEIGKDKTNEVEEPKAKRGRKKSTVKVPVKVTAKKVVPAKKIPVRRSTRGRKPVEYSQVVGSDEETGDFDPDDEDKDPEFKESAEDRSIQEEHQMEQSFEKEELPKSKTAKKATVRKPRAKQPAPVAERKRRSGSAKKSPVAPRIGGNTGKGRKRIARVPKSIVHPPNDEQSKEDDFDDYVLEYGIESLNNAPRVDIGELMKSTQAVESFIKGVPVASTKSKKIDDDEIITTKEAALRKKVAAGKLNENFVRVDLRKKVFVRGKKTINYSKYKKSLWKKKKAAALSGPNMDMGGCDGGMLTCFQCGQVGHMARNCKVKGEQLLPLEADVADESPFPTLEEAETMANAQSLVVHANKIDKIPVKSNPIWKLDGADSSPVEETENDYEDLPEEPSEPAESKSNYIGHTIPQEFLKKSGILELTVGNKDKVGSLYQLNSDGSLPKTPKAVFDALKMFGHQQFRSGQERAIMRVLCGMSTLVTLSTGSGKSLCYQLPAYLYRKHRKCVTLVISPLVSLMEDQVHGVPDFLNAQCLHTNQTPKVRARTMEAIANGELDVLLISPEAVVSGEKSTGFGSLLRQLPPIAFACIDEAHCVSQWSHNFRPSYLMICRVLKEKLGVQTILGLTATATVQTRTSIVEHLSVPDGINGIISDIPLPDNLILTVSKDPNRDSALLHLLQSERFIDLHSIIVYCTRRDECERISAFLRTCFQDAQRAAEAEAAASKSRKRRKINYTAEPYHAGMSSSRRKTIQNAFMSGELRIVVATIAFGMGINKADIRAIIHYNMPKNFESYVQEVGRAGRDGDISHCHVFLDNRGKDRSELRRHIYANSIDRHVIRKLLQKIFVPCACVKNFKNEKFSEEHRKQLEALKDISWTDDFEETTQASSSGESRLPVEKKKRICPGHEACFSTQATVQQLDIPEENIETLLCYLELHEERYIQVLSKAYVMCKVMSYAGPKALRNAAKDCAPLAMAIALELKKGGTSSSSTFIEFPVIDVASAIGWDSGVVKFQLKNLEWTIENNSRKRTPISVSFSDLGFRIRAPGDLTDDELDQTLDTLYERVTSQERAQLIQLQSVTNALSSIAFQTYLPVSNTNCPQGPSHKLKTVIRDYFQTDISNEKIELVPELDDTPDSQLLSDIHTLISRYPENNFSGRAVARIFHGVQSPNYPAVIWFRCQFWRAHTTVDFNRIVRLANAEIVRMRT